GCATAAAGATTAAGTAAATTCCGAAGAATTCCCTTGGCATCATATTCAGCCTCAACGATTTTCAAGTTAAAATGTCTCTCATTCATAGATTGTCACATCCAACATAGTTAATAACACGTACATTTTAACATAAAAATCCATGAAAAAACTCACTCCTATAGCGGGAGTGAGTGAATTATTTACTTTCTAAACCGGTAAATGGGAGCAGCAATAGGAAGCGATTTAAAGCGGTATTGATAGATGATATCAATGATTCTGGTGGAGATGAATTGGCAAAGAAGCGCTTGAATTACAATTTCCCATGCGATTACAGAGGCGGTAACCATAAAAATTACACAGTTCATTATAAGTAAGATCGTACCGGGATTTCCGCTTCGATAGATCGAAATCATTAGAGCAAGCGCTCCAAAGCCTCCGTTCGAAATTTTGTATTTATATAAGAGACCGATTCCAAGACCTAACAAAACCGCTCCGCCGGCTAAATCAAGCCAAAGATTTGACGAGAATTCAGTAAAAATGATATCGAAAACCATGACCGATGCAGAAGTAACTGTAATCGAAGCGAGTGTTCCGACAAAAGTTCGTACCTCCAGCCATTTTACTGCGGTGAAGAGCATTGAGACATTTACAGCCCAGACTGATAATCCATGAGGAATATGAAATAAATAATTCAGTAAAACAGCTATGCCTGCTGCTCCGCCTGTTGGAATGTCATGTGGAAATAAAAATAAGGACATGGCCAAGCCTTGCAATAGTCCTCCAGCTAAAATGATCAATGTAATTTTTACTTTCATCAGCCATCCTGTCATGAACGATAAAGACTCCTTTAATAATACTTGGATGCAGAACTCGTCCCACTGCTTTTATTTTATGAAGGCGGCTATATATAAATGACATGAAATGAAAAGATGGTTCAGTGATATCTACAGAACCATCATCATAAATTGGCTGCTGTATTCGCTAGCTTTCTTCAGCGGGCTGCAAAGCATTACCTGGAATCTTTTGCTTCCCTTTTTCTGCAGGTTCTTCATCATCCTTTTTCGCATGTATCATGGTGAGAGCCAGAATACCGACAAGCAGCGTCAAACCTGCAATAGATAAAAACATTCCTGTTCGCGACCATTCCATTAATCGTCCAAAAATCGGAGGTCCGATCGCGACACCTAAAAATCGTACGGATCCGTATAATGAAGTGACAAAGCCTCTCCTTTCTTTTCCTACGGCACCGGTAATAAAGCTATTGATGCAAGGGAGCACAATACCTGTTCCAATACAGCTTAATGCGAGAATACTGATAAAAAGTACAAGCTGCTCAAAAAAATTTAATGCAACATACGAAATCGTCATCATTACCATGCCTAGAACGATCAATTTTTTCATCAATGCTTGATTTTTGCCGATTTTGCTGCCGGTAATATAAGAAGTCACGCACATGACCAATAAGGGGATCGCAAGAATAAGCCCTTTAAATACACCATCCCTGTCATACGTTTTTTCCAATACATCTGATAAATAAAACAGGATGCCGAATAATGTAAATAAGCATGTTGCGCCAGCTAAATAGGTGGAGAAAAGCCATCTGCCCTCTTGCTTAAAAACACTCACCATTCCTTTTGCGTATTTTCCGATTGGAGGCGGCTCTTTTTCTTTCTTCTTTTCCTTAATAAAAATCCAAGCCAATAATACTGAAATGATACAAAAAGCAGGAAATGCAAAAAAAGCTCCATACCAAACAAGTAAAGCTATAAGAGAACCGATAATTGGAGAAAGAACTTTCCCCATCCCGTTCGACGCCTCGACAATCCCGAGCACTCTGCTTTCTTCAGATCCTTTAAACAGATCAGCTGAAAGGGTCATTGCGATTGGTCCTGTGCCTGCAGCCCCAAGTCCCTGAAGAGCCCGCCCTGCCATAATCCAAGGAAAGGCATTGTTAAAAAAACCGGCGGCAAAACCGGCTAACAACCCGCCTATTCCATAAAGAATTAAGCAAGGAATAATAATGATTTTTCGGGAAAAGCGATCGGCCAAATAGCCAACAATGGGAATGAAGGCTGCCGCGGTTATCGAAAACACTGTTATGACGAGACTGACTTGAAATTGTGATAATTGCAATTCAGATTTCATTTGGGGCAATATTGGAATCAGCATTGAATTGCCAAGTGTTAATATCAGAGGTATTGAACCAATTGCAACAATCGTCATGGCGTTATTGCGTTTTGTTTGCGTCATCAAAAAAGCTCCTCCTTTTCATGTGTTAGAATGTCCTCGGTTTGGCTGTTTATTCAAGGTTGAAGAAAAATTGCATAATGGAAAATCCTTTTCAAATAATAATCCAACGGAAATCGAAATCTGAATCACAGTGACATTTTACCCACTCCATTAGTATGAGAAAAACATTTCCGAAATCTTTATGTAAAAATAAATTTATATTTTCCACAAACAAGCTTAATTTTTTATCTTTATTCTTATATTTGGTATCACAAGCAGGGAGGATTCAGTGATGAAATTAAGTAAAAAGGTAATGGGAATTACATTGGCTGGCAGTTTAGCTATAGGATCACTTGGCTTTGGAAGCAGTGATGAAAAAGTAGAGGCTAAGAAAGATCCACAACAAGCGAAAAATGTCATCGTTCTGGTTATGGATGGAGTAAGTTCAAGTACAACAACGCTCGCTCGTTGGTATAAGGGAGAGCCGCTTGCGATGGACGGAATTCTAACAGGAGGAGTTCGTACATATTCAGCAGAGTCAGCAATTACTGATTCAGCTCCTGCAGGAACGGCGCTTGCAACAGGGAATAAATCAAATGATAAATTGGTAGGCGTATTACCGGAAACAGTAACAAGTCCGGGAGTGGATCCTTCATTGGCGGACAACCCGTTAAAACCCGTGGCTAATGTACTTGAAGGTGCGAAAACAAGCAAAAAAGCGACAGGAATTATCTCAACTTCTGAAATTCAGCATGCCACACCTGCCGGATTTTCAGCTCATGCGACCCACCGCAGTCAATATGACAATATCGCTGAACAGCAGGTTTATCAAGGAATGGATGTTGTATTGGGAGGCGGAAAAGACTCCTTTACGACAGGATCAGCCAAAAACAATCGAAAAGACGGAGAAGACTTAACAAAAGTCATTGAGAGCAAGGATTACGATTTCGTCGATACGCGTGACGAATTGTTGAAATCAAAATCCAGCAAATTATGGGGGGCTTTTGCACCCGCAGAATTGGCTTACGATCTAGATCGTCCTCAAACGAAGCCTAATGAACCAACGCTTGCTGAAATGACGAAAAAAGGGATCTCTACTCTTTCTAAGGATAAAGATGGATTCTTCTTATTTGTAGAAGGAAGTAAGCCGGATTGGGCAGCACATGCAAACGATCCGGTCGGAATGATCAGTGATGTCCTTGCTTATGATGCAGCGGTAAAGGAAGCTTTGGATTATGCTAAAAAAGATAAAAATACGATGGTAATTGCTGTTTCTGATCATGGAAATAGCGGGATTTCAATTGGAAACCAAAATACGTCAAAGTCTTATCCTTCTACACCTGTTTCAGCATATGTAGATCCTTTGAAGAAGGCAGAAATGACTCTAGAAGGAGCTTTGAAACAGCTTAAGCCTGACAAATCGAATGCTCTTGAAGTTGCAGCACTCTATGGAATCGATCACCCTTCAGCAGAAGAAAGAAAAGCGATTGAAGAATCTTCTGACTTAGGAAAAACGCTCGTACAGCTATTAGCTGCTCGTGCTAACATTGGCTTTACTACCGGAGGACATACAGGTGAAGATTTGTTCTTGTATTCATACGGACCAGGAAAGCCTGAGGGACTTGTTCAAAATACCGACATCGCTCATACAGTAGCCGGAGCTTTAGGCTTTGACTTAAAGAAACTGGACAAGCAGTTATTCGTTGACGCAGAAAAAGCGTTCAAAGAAATTGGAGCGAAAGTAAGCATCGATTCCTCTGATTCGCAAAATCCGGTTTTAGTTGTTAAAAAAGACAAAAAAGAAGCGAAACTTCCAGTAAACAAAAATATCGTCACTGTGAATGGAAAAGACCGGGAGCTTAACAGTGTAACGGTTCAATCCAACGGCAAGTTCTATGTATCCAAAGAAGCAGTTGAGCTTGTTAAAAAAGGAAGGTAATTTGGTTTTGTCCCCCCATTTTAGTTGAAATGGGGGGCATTTTTTTTGGATGTAGGTTGACTTTTAAACCATCAATATTAAAATTCTCCTCTATTAGACCACAGTTTACTTTCACTTCTATTGTGCGGCTATGAAGCCTTCTCTTTCCTAATCTTAATCATTTTATCTTCAAGAACTATTTAAAAACCGAATAAAATATTGTTTTTATCATACTATATTTCGTTTATAATGGCAGTGTATATGTCTGGAGGGTTAATGATATGTTTCAATCGAAGAAAATTCTGTTGTTAGGTTCAGGAGAATTAGGGAAAGAAGTGATCATCGAAGCACAACGTCTTGGTGTGGAAACGATCGCTGTTGACCGTTATGAGCATGCGCCAGCGATGCAGGTTGCACATCGGAGTTATGTTGTGGATATGATGGATCCGAAGGAAGTTAGACGAATTGTCGAGAATGAAGAACCGGATTTAATAGTCCCGGAAATTGAAGCGATTGCGACAGCTGAGTTAATTCAATTAGAAAAAGAAGGATTTCGAGTCATTCCGAATGCGAGAGCTGCTCAATTAACAATGGATCGTGAAGGAATTCGGCGATTTGCGGCTGAGACACTGCAGCTTCCAACAGCAAATTATGAATTTGCCGATACGTACGAGGAATTTGTACAAGCCGTTCACGAAATAGGCTTTCCTTGTGTAGTCAAGCCTATTATGAGTTCATCTGGGAAAGGACAAAGTGTCTGCCGCACTGAAGCAGAGATCAAAGAGTCATGGAGCCTTGCCATGGAAGGCGGACGAGTGCAAAAAGGACGAGTCATTGTCGAAGAGTTTATTCCATTTGACTCAGAAATAACTCTGCTTACCGTTCGTGCAGTAGACGGAACCAAGTTTTGTGCCCCAATTGGCCATAAACAAAAGGACGGAGATTATATTGAATCGTGGCAGCCTCACGATATGTCAGAGGAGCAAATACGTGAAGCGAAAAGGATTGCCCAAGCAATTACCGACGGTCTAGACGGATATGGCTTGTTTGGCGTGGAGCTTTTTCTTTCTAAGGACAAAGTTTATTTCAGTGAAGTATCTCCGCGTCCGCATGATACCGGCCTCGTCACGCTTGTTACACAAAACCTGTCAGAGTTTGCCTTGCATGTGCGTGCTATTTTAGGCTTCCCGATTCCGGAAATTACTTTTACAACCCCAGGAGCAAGCCGTCCGCTAAAAGCTGCGGAGGAACATAGCGATTACACCATTGACGGAGTTGAACAAGCTCTTGGCGTTCCTGAGACACAGATCCGAGTATTTGGGAAACCCGTGGCTACACCTGGTCGCCGTGTCGCTGTAGTGCTATCTTCATCAGACACAGTGGAAAAAGCGAGAGTGAATGCGGAGTTGGCTCTTGATCGGTTAAAGGTGAAATAAATTGTATGTAAAGGAATAGTGGGCAGAAGACCCATGTGCAATTATGAAGTGTTTTTGTGCAAATATGACACGAACCTGTTCAATAAACGGGCACATCTGTTCAATTATGCAGTGCATCTGTTCAATTTTAGGTTAAACCTGTGCAAATAATTGTTTCAATTGTTCAATTGGTCTACGGCGCTGACATGATCCCGAAATGATCGCATGATAATCCCCTTATAAAAATTGAATTTGAATGATTATTTCACTATTTTCACAATAAAGCAGGTCGTTTGCAGATAATTATAGAAAATCCTATCAAACTTTTCATAAGGAGTTTGATAGGATGATCATTAAAGAACGGAAATACCCGATATCAATTCAGAAGCTTGAAGCAATCTTAAGAAGATTACCTAAAAAACCTTCCTTTTCATCAAAAAGAGCATTAATTGAAGAGGAGCTGCTTAAACAGAAAGCAGGTTATTATGGAGAGCAGTCCCTTGACTATCATCTGCGCTTTTTGCCGGATAAAAAATATTTTATTCTCCAAGATCTGAGACTTGCAAACAAATACGGATTTTTTCAGATTGATACGTTAATTCTTTCCCAGAGCTTTCTTGTAATCCTTGAAATCAAAAATATAAAAGGGACCATCTATTTTGATGACAACTTTAATCAACTTATTCGATCATCCGATGGAAAAGAGGAAGGGTTTTTAGACCCGCTGCTGCAAATCAGAAGGCAGCAGTCAGAGTTGATGCATTGGTTATCTAATGATTTTAAAAATTTCCCTGAAATCCCCATAGAAACCTTTGTTGTAATTAGCAACCCTTCCACAATCATTAAGTCCACGACAAATAATACTTTTCTTAAGGAAACGGTAATGCATGGAACATTACTTCCTCAAAAGATAACCGATCTTGGCAAAAAGCACCCTCCTAAAATCATCCCGATGAAACAGTTGAAAGAACTTGCTCATAAGTTAAAGAAAATGCATGTAGTGAGCAATCCAGACCTATTAAAAAGGTTTGACATTAAGAAATCGGAATTAGTTAAAGGAGTATACTGTCCAAAGTGTCATTCTTTGCCAATGTTGAGAAAGAATAAAGCATGGCTTTGCAAATCCTGTTCATATTCTTTAAGAGATGCCCATATTGAATCATTGAAAGATTACGCGCTTTTAATAGGGCCGACAATCACCAATCGACAGCTTAGAGATTTCTTGTACCTTTCTTCTAGAACTACTTCCGTCTATTTTCTCAAATCCATGAACCTAAAGCATTCCGGCAACACAAAAGGCAGGGTATACGAATTGCATTTTTCATAGGAAGTGAAGCAGTATTGCGAGAGTATGCATCATTCTAAAAACTAAACTAATTTATCAAACCTCACCCGTTTATTCAACGCATACATGATCGGCATCCCAACGAACATGACGACAAATTCGCCAATGGCGGTCGTAAGCCATGTCGCAAAGAAGGGGAAGTCCATCGCCAATTGAAGCTCGATCGCAATCAAAAACATTGTAAATGTGAAAACGAGTGTGTTGATCACCATACGGGCAACAATGCTTTTGACAAATCGTGCCGAAAAAATCGTAATTGATAAGGCCAGCAGAGATTGCCCGACACCAAAAACGAGGTCATAGGCAAGTAATGGAGAAAAAAACAAATTCGTTAGAAATACACCTAAAATAATTCCATAAATAAATTTTTTATTAAAAACGACCAAATGATTGAACATTTCTGAGATGCGAAATTGGATATTCGTAAACCCAAATGGCTGGATTAAAGCTGAAACTGCAATGTATAAAGCAGCAAACAAAGCATTTCCTACAATTGTTTTGGTACTCATTTTTCTCTCTCCTTAGTTTTTTATCGTGGGATGGTTACGAACCACGTCCTGCAAAATCTACATAATAAAACCACTGGCATGTTTAGTAAACATAAAATTGGAGAGTTTATCAAGAAAGATGATAGGGAAACATCTAAAAAAACAAATAAGGGGGACCTAAATGTGAATGTGAAATCAGAAGAATATATAAAAGAACAGATATTTTCCGCGTTGAATTTTTATTATCCAAAATGTATGGACCTCGAAAATGGCGGATACGTGGGAGAGATGCTGGATGATGGAACCATAGTTGATGTCAAAACGAAGCATCTTGTTGCTACGAGCCGTCACATCTATACCTTTAGTGTCGGAGCTCTGCTAGACGGACCCGAATGGTGCAAAGAAGCGGCTGAACATGGATTAAGATTTCTGCAGTCCTTTCATTTGGATAAGGAAAACGGCGGGTATTTTACTGAGCTTAGCGGTCAAGAGGTGGCAGATTCCTCAAAAAACGCTTACGGGCATGCATTCGTTCTTTTAGCCGCTTCAATGGCAGCAAAAGCCGGAATATCTGGATCAGAAAAGGTGATCGAGGACGTTTATCAGACAATGGAGAAGCATTTTTGGGAAGAGGAGCACCGCTTATATAGGGATTTTGCAAACGCAGATTGGAGCAATTTTTCAAGCTATCGCGGGCAAAATGCTAATATGCACTCATGTGAAGCTATGTTGACAGCCTATGAAGCAACAGGGGATGAAAAATATTTGAAACGAGCACATGAGCTTGCAGAAAGTGTAGTGAATAAGCTGGCTAGTCAAAGCGGAGGCTGGATTTGGGAGCACTTTGATGAACAATGGAAGGCGAATTTTCAATACAGTAATGAAACAAATAACGAAACACGTGATGAATTTCGTCCGATCGGTTTTGTTCCGGGTCATCAATTTGAATGGTGCAAGATGTTTGTTTGGCTGGATAAATATCAAAATGAACCAGGGCTTGTAGAAAAAGCAGAAACGTTATTTAAAGACACATGGAATAAAGCTTGGGATGAAAAATACGGCGGCCTGATTTATTCTTTAACTCAGCAATTTGAAATGATAGATGATGATAAAAATTATTGGGTCCAGGCCGAAGCAATAGCCGCTTCTGCCATGCTGGCTGCCAGAACAGGAAATGAAGCGTATTGGGATTGTTACCGTCAAGTCTTTCAATATAGCCACTATTATTTTATCGATCATCAATATGGTGCCTGGTATGCTTTGCTTTCTCGTCAAAACAAGAAATATTCAGAATTGAAAAGCCCGGCGACCAAAGCGGATTATCACCCGATTTCTGCTTGCTATTTGGCATTAAGAGAAATAAAATAATAGTATTGTGAAAACATGAAAGGAGGGTGCCCGGATGAAGAAGAGATCTATTTCAAATCTATCTAAAGGTATTGGGTACTCGACTGCTGTTTTCTTTAAAGTTGTGGATCACGGGAGAAGTCTGTCTATAAACGGAAGCCTTAGCGATTCATTTCTTTATTAGAAGGAATACGTGGAGGACATGCCACAGCTCGCTTTTCTGTGGTATGTCATTTTGATACATCACAGGATCCCTGTGGTGTTTTTTATTTAGTAAAAATGGGAGGGGATGTCATGAAAATGACGGGGAGAAACATATTTATTAAAACGATGGACACTTCAGACGCAGAGGCTTTTCTGCAGCTGGAATTACGAAACAAAGAGTTTTTTCAGACGTATACTCCATTACGCAACAACAATTTTTACATGATGGAAGGACAATTAAAGCGTATACAATCAATCGTGAAAAATAGAGAGCTGGAGCAGGAATATTCCTTTGGAATCTACATAATCGGCAGCGAAGAATTAATCGGAAAAGTCACATTATCAGAGGTGGTAAGAGGGGCTATTCAAGGCTGCTTCATTGGATACTATTTAGATAAACAACATAATGGGAAAGGATATATGACAGAGGCTGTCAGGCTCACCGTGCACTATGCCTTTCATGACCTGAATCTTCATCGGATCGAAGCCGGGGTTATGCCGCACAACCAAGGGTCCATGAAGGTACTGGAAAAAGCGGGATTTCACAAAGAAGGCATAGCGAAGAAAAATGTAAAGATCAACGGAAAATGGGAGGATCATCAAATATTGGCAATCGTGAACGAAAACGAGTAAGGAACTTGCACCCATTTACAGGTGCTGGAAACACACCATCAGCAGGTGACGAGTCAAATCGAAGAGTTGAAGCATAACCTGGAAGCGATTGAGGATAAAATTGAGCTTTATCGAAAAATGGAGGAAAAGGATGTGTTGAATGAGTAATAAATGGCTGGATTGGGCAAAGCAAATTCACGCGATTTCGCAAACAGGATTGGCTTATTCAAAGGACGTATACGATAAAGAACGTTATGAACAATTGCTGCGCCTTAGTACTGAGATTTTTGCCGAATATACCGATTCTGGTATGGAAAAAATCAAACTATTTTTTTCGAAGGAAACTGGCTATCAAACTCCTAAAGTAGACGTTCGGGGAGTCGTTTTTAAGGAAAACAAAATCCTGCTAGTAAAAGAAAATAGCGATCAACGGTGGGCATTGCCTGGCGGTTTCTGTGATGTCGGCTTATCGCCTGCCGAAAATGCTGTAAAAGAAATCAAAGAAGAATCAGGCTATGATACAGTTAGTACAAAGCTGCTTGCAGTATTGGACTATCACAAGCATCCTCATCCGCCAGATATCTTTCATTACTATAAAATTTTCATTCAATGTGAATTGATTGGAGGCTCCCCGAGTATGGGTGTAGAAACCAATGATGTTCGTTTTTTCTCAGAATCCAATTTGCCCGAGCTTTCACTTAATCGAAATACAGAGTCTCAAATAAAGCTGCTGTTTGAGTTTTTAAGAAATCCTCAGAAAGAAACGATCGTTGATTAAATAGACAGCAGGGGACGTGAAGATTGTTTCGTTGATGCAAATGGATTGATTGCTAGTTCACAACACTTATTCTGTTGATGCAAAGTGGGCTGTAGCTAGATGGGGGAACAGCGAGAATACAGGGGAAGTGGCTTCACGAAAAAGACTCTCGCTTTATACACTTGGAACGGTTTACACCCTTCCAATGAAGGATTCAGGTGAATCGCGGCAGTAACAAAAGGGTTTATGGAACCTTATTAACTATTATAAGAAAAAGCCCTTCCTTCTTTTGGAGGGGCTTAAAACTATTTCAACTTCTCGAGGTTTCTGCTCTGTTTTACGAAAACGAGGTAAACAACTGAAAAATCCAGTTAAATTTGAATTACTTATCTTTTAAAGCGGATCTTATTATCATTTTTACTAACATTACTACTAGTGCGATGCAAATAATTAACACGATTAAACCTTCGATGCTAAAGTTCCCCATAACGATCACTTCCTTACCAATTTGTCAGGGTCTATGACTTTTAAGAGTAAACGAACTAAATTCATTAGAGACAGTTGTTTTCGCAACGACAGTTGAATATGCAACAGTAGCTGTGAATGTGTCACTCATACCAGAATAAAAAGTATCCTGATTTTCATTGCTTGAAGTTAATGTATCTTTCAAAAACTTTACCAATTCCCTGCTTCCAATTTATTCCTTTGGTAAGAGATTATAGCATCTGAAAATTATATATTATAGTGAATTTCTATGAAATGATTCGAAAGTATTGTTTCTCCAAAAAATATTTAGACACATTAACTAATGCTTTGTTTTTCGGAGGATAGATAGTTTAATTCAAAGATATTTATGTTGATTCTTTTTTCATAAACGGTAATGCTAGGCCAATAACCTTCATGTTAAATCCCCATATCATAACCATTTTTGTTATTCTCATTTAGCATCAAGGACAAACCTCCGTTGTCTTGTTAACGTACATGCATATTGCCCGCACATACTTATTGATAAGAGGTCGTTTTGGACACCGGTGATTTTCGGAGCAAGCGCAATAAATGGTTAGCATTCACCATCAGCACTCCTGCAACGATAGTTAAGCCTCCAAGAACAGTGGTCCATGAAAAGAATTCGTTGTACAAAAGAACCCCTAGAGTTAAAGCGATAAATGGTGCCACGTATAACCATGTGGAAGGGAAAACCGGTCCTGTTTTTATGACGAGCCAATAGTATAAGCTATGCCCGATCATTGAACCTACAACGATCAAATAAAGAACGGAACTAACAGCCGGCACAGAAGAAAAAGCTTCGAACGAAACAGGTTCTGTTACTAGTGAAAGGCCAATCAGCATCAGTCCGCCCAGTATCATTTGTGCTGCATTAAGAGTGACAGGCGAAGCATCACCCATTCTATGGGATATGTGCTTCATATATACGGAGCCAGATGCATAGAACACTTGGCCAAGCAACACAACGATACACCCTATAAGCCAATTGACGTGCATTTCACCTTTCAAGCTTGGCAGCGTAAGCAAAACTACTCCTAATAAACCAACAACACAGCCGATAAACCCCAACCGGCTGCTTTTTTGCTTAAGCACTGTCGTTTGAATGATTACGATCATCAGCGGTGCAGTGGCGCATAAAACGGCTGCGATTCCGGAAGAGATATATTGCTCTGCCCAATAAATGGTAGCGAATGTACCGAATGTTAAGCACATGCCAGTGATCATCATTTCTTTTTTAAGCAATAAAGAGAATGAAGCTTTTTTTCTCCATGCCATCCACAAAAAAAGAATCAGCCCTGCGACAAAAAAACGGATCCCTGCTGATAAAAATGGAGGAAACCCTTCATCTACTCCAATCTTAATAGCCAAAAATGTAGTTCCAAAAATAAAACAAATCGTTAAATAAGCTGCGTAAACCACTAAAATTCCTCCTTTTCTCCATCATAAATAACAAGAGATAGAACAGTTATCATTGAATAGAACAGTTTTCTGCAATTATGATAAAATGATAGAAAAAAAGGGGGACGACGGGTGTGAAAAATCAAATTCATAATGAAATCCCGCTTTTTAAGCAAGTCTATGATTTCGCCTTAAGAAGGATTGAAGGCGGTGATTGGAAGGAGCACGAAAAAGTTCCCTCTGTCCGTACCATGGCAGCTAAAATGAAGATGCATCGGTTGACTGTTTTAAAAGCGTACCAAATGCTGAAAAACGATAACCATCTCTATGTAAAAGACAAGTCAGGCTACTATGTTCAGCCTAAGGGCATACGCGTTTTTACACAAACAGATAATCCGATTGTTTCTTCTTATGTCCATAAAAATCACTTGTCGGAAATTCACCAGGTTAAGGTGGATTATCAATTTTCAAAAGCTCTTGTGAACCCTAAGCTATTGCCAACCAAATTTTTTTCAGAATATTTAAAGGATGTCCTCGTCTCAGAGCCTGAAATTCTTGGGACGTATTCGACGATTGAAGGCGATGAAAAATTGAGGAAGCATATGTCTTCCTATTTTATCGAAAAAAATAATATGCATGTGGACCCTGCGGAACTTGTAGTTTTTTCCGGGGCTCAACAGGTGATATACCTCGTGGCACAAACCTTTGTGAAACGAAGAGACACTGTATTGTTGGAACGCCCGAGCTACAGTATGGCAATCGACGCGTTCCGGCAGCAAGGTGCCGAGATTATTCCGGTGGAGCTTTTTCCGGACGGCTATGATATAGCTGAGATTGAGCAGCTGATGAAAAAGCATCAACCACGGCTATTTTATTTGAACCCAACGTTTCATAATCCGACCGGCTACACCGTTCCTGCCGATCAGCGAAAACAGCTGGTTGAGCTAGCTGAAGCGTACGGATGCCTGCTCGTGGAGGATGATACGAATTACGATATTTATTTTGATGAGAAACCGCCGCCGCCGATCTTTTCGTATGATACGGAAGGGTATGTCATTTACATTCGCGGCTACAGTAAATATGTCAGTCCCGGACTAAGAATTGCGTTTGCGGCCTGCCGCGCGCCGCTGATGAATATTCTCAAATCGGCCAAGTCTTTGGCTGATAACGGTGCCCCGCTTTTAAATCAGAAAATGTTTCTTCATTATTTCTTTTCAGATCGCATGCAAACGCATTTGGAGAAGCTGCGAATCGCATTAAGCATTCGTAAAGAAATTATGGAAGAAGAACTGGACAAATCAGGATGGAAGTG
This window of the Bacillus gobiensis genome carries:
- the purT gene encoding phosphoribosylglycinamide formyltransferase 2 → MFQSKKILLLGSGELGKEVIIEAQRLGVETIAVDRYEHAPAMQVAHRSYVVDMMDPKEVRRIVENEEPDLIVPEIEAIATAELIQLEKEGFRVIPNARAAQLTMDREGIRRFAAETLQLPTANYEFADTYEEFVQAVHEIGFPCVVKPIMSSSGKGQSVCRTEAEIKESWSLAMEGGRVQKGRVIVEEFIPFDSEITLLTVRAVDGTKFCAPIGHKQKDGDYIESWQPHDMSEEQIREAKRIAQAITDGLDGYGLFGVELFLSKDKVYFSEVSPRPHDTGLVTLVTQNLSEFALHVRAILGFPIPEITFTTPGASRPLKAAEEHSDYTIDGVEQALGVPETQIRVFGKPVATPGRRVAVVLSSSDTVEKARVNAELALDRLKVK
- a CDS encoding MFS transporter, with the translated sequence MTQTKRNNAMTIVAIGSIPLILTLGNSMLIPILPQMKSELQLSQFQVSLVITVFSITAAAFIPIVGYLADRFSRKIIIIPCLILYGIGGLLAGFAAGFFNNAFPWIMAGRALQGLGAAGTGPIAMTLSADLFKGSEESRVLGIVEASNGMGKVLSPIIGSLIALLVWYGAFFAFPAFCIISVLLAWIFIKEKKKEKEPPPIGKYAKGMVSVFKQEGRWLFSTYLAGATCLFTLFGILFYLSDVLEKTYDRDGVFKGLILAIPLLVMCVTSYITGSKIGKNQALMKKLIVLGMVMMTISYVALNFFEQLVLFISILALSCIGTGIVLPCINSFITGAVGKERRGFVTSLYGSVRFLGVAIGPPIFGRLMEWSRTGMFLSIAGLTLLVGILALTMIHAKKDDEEPAEKGKQKIPGNALQPAEES
- a CDS encoding QueT transporter family protein; amino-acid sequence: MSTKTIVGNALFAALYIAVSALIQPFGFTNIQFRISEMFNHLVVFNKKFIYGIILGVFLTNLFFSPLLAYDLVFGVGQSLLALSITIFSARFVKSIVARMVINTLVFTFTMFLIAIELQLAMDFPFFATWLTTAIGEFVVMFVGMPIMYALNKRVRFDKLV
- a CDS encoding alkaline phosphatase; this translates as MMKLSKKVMGITLAGSLAIGSLGFGSSDEKVEAKKDPQQAKNVIVLVMDGVSSSTTTLARWYKGEPLAMDGILTGGVRTYSAESAITDSAPAGTALATGNKSNDKLVGVLPETVTSPGVDPSLADNPLKPVANVLEGAKTSKKATGIISTSEIQHATPAGFSAHATHRSQYDNIAEQQVYQGMDVVLGGGKDSFTTGSAKNNRKDGEDLTKVIESKDYDFVDTRDELLKSKSSKLWGAFAPAELAYDLDRPQTKPNEPTLAEMTKKGISTLSKDKDGFFLFVEGSKPDWAAHANDPVGMISDVLAYDAAVKEALDYAKKDKNTMVIAVSDHGNSGISIGNQNTSKSYPSTPVSAYVDPLKKAEMTLEGALKQLKPDKSNALEVAALYGIDHPSAEERKAIEESSDLGKTLVQLLAARANIGFTTGGHTGEDLFLYSYGPGKPEGLVQNTDIAHTVAGALGFDLKKLDKQLFVDAEKAFKEIGAKVSIDSSDSQNPVLVVKKDKKEAKLPVNKNIVTVNGKDRELNSVTVQSNGKFYVSKEAVELVKKGR
- a CDS encoding nuclease-related domain-containing protein, which gives rise to MIIKERKYPISIQKLEAILRRLPKKPSFSSKRALIEEELLKQKAGYYGEQSLDYHLRFLPDKKYFILQDLRLANKYGFFQIDTLILSQSFLVILEIKNIKGTIYFDDNFNQLIRSSDGKEEGFLDPLLQIRRQQSELMHWLSNDFKNFPEIPIETFVVISNPSTIIKSTTNNTFLKETVMHGTLLPQKITDLGKKHPPKIIPMKQLKELAHKLKKMHVVSNPDLLKRFDIKKSELVKGVYCPKCHSLPMLRKNKAWLCKSCSYSLRDAHIESLKDYALLIGPTITNRQLRDFLYLSSRTTSVYFLKSMNLKHSGNTKGRVYELHFS
- a CDS encoding YitT family protein, translated to MTGWLMKVKITLIILAGGLLQGLAMSLFLFPHDIPTGGAAGIAVLLNYLFHIPHGLSVWAVNVSMLFTAVKWLEVRTFVGTLASITVTSASVMVFDIIFTEFSSNLWLDLAGGAVLLGLGIGLLYKYKISNGGFGALALMISIYRSGNPGTILLIMNCVIFMVTASVIAWEIVIQALLCQFISTRIIDIIYQYRFKSLPIAAPIYRFRK